Proteins encoded in a region of the Paucidesulfovibrio longus DSM 6739 genome:
- the fdnG gene encoding formate dehydrogenase-N subunit alpha codes for MSMNRRHFLKLSATAAAVTAFGGLGCRHTVPVVDRATMLSPEWSKQSTTICCYCAVGCGLIVNTSLKTMKAVNIEGDPDHPINEGALCAKGASIWQLGDNPRRPEKPLYRAPGATKFKEVSWEWALDQIADRVKKTRDASFKTHNAKGQEVNRTDAIASLGSAALDNEECWAFQTMLRSLGLVYIEHQARIUHSATVAALAESFGRGAMTNHWTDLQNSDCILIMGSNAAENHPISFKWVTRAQERGATLIHVDPRFTRTSAKADIYAGIRSGADIAVLGGMIKYILDNDLIFKEYVVNYTNAAFKVVKEFKFDDGLFSGYDPKTRSYDKKTWAFQMDENGVPVRDESLKDPDCVYQLLKKHYARYSLDKVAAISGMSKAELVQLYETYAATGKRDKAGTIMYAMGWTQHTVGVQNIRSMAMIQLLLGNIGVAGGGVNALRGESNVQGSTDHCLLYHILPGYLQTPLAGEDTLEVHNTKYTPVSHDPESANWWQNYPKYMASLIKSMWQEDDPAKAYRWLPKLDNRKASEYAWLTLFDKMDEGQFKGLFAWGMNPACSGANSNKTRQALTKLDWLVNVNIFPNETGWFWEGPGMDPKQIKTEVFFLPCVVSVEKEGSVTNSGRWMQWRYKGPDAPGDQRPDGDIMYELMEKIRKLYAKKGGAFPEPITRLTWDAIAEKGVFDSNKTAKLINGYFTKDTEIKGKLYKKGELVPSFAFLQADGSTMSGNWLYCHSYTEKGNMAARRDLSQTPEQANIGLFPNWSWCWPVNRRVLYNRASVDLKGKPYAPQKPVIQWNGEKWVGDVPDGGWAPGTKHAFIMRKHGYGQIFGPGRADGPFPEYYEPLECPVKSHPFSDQLHNPTAISFSDEEKAVCDPRYPFVGTTYRVTEHWQTGVMTRNQDWLIETEPQVFVEMSPQLAKLRGIANGERVTVESLRGSIWAIAIVTPRMKPFDIQGVEVHQVGLPWHFGWTWPKDGGDSANILTPSVGDPNTGIPETKAFMVNVRKA; via the coding sequence ATGAGCATGAATCGAAGGCACTTCCTGAAGCTCTCCGCGACCGCGGCCGCGGTCACGGCCTTCGGGGGCCTCGGGTGCAGGCACACCGTCCCGGTCGTAGACCGCGCGACCATGCTTTCCCCCGAGTGGAGCAAGCAAAGCACCACGATCTGCTGTTATTGCGCCGTGGGTTGCGGCCTGATCGTGAACACGTCCCTCAAGACCATGAAGGCCGTGAACATCGAGGGCGACCCCGACCATCCCATCAACGAGGGCGCGCTCTGCGCCAAGGGCGCGAGCATCTGGCAGCTGGGCGACAACCCCCGCCGACCGGAAAAGCCGCTCTACCGCGCTCCGGGCGCGACCAAGTTCAAGGAAGTTTCCTGGGAGTGGGCTCTGGACCAGATCGCGGACCGCGTGAAGAAGACGCGCGACGCGAGCTTCAAGACCCACAACGCCAAGGGGCAGGAAGTCAACCGCACCGACGCCATCGCGTCGCTCGGCTCCGCCGCCCTGGACAACGAGGAGTGCTGGGCTTTCCAGACCATGCTCCGTTCCCTCGGCCTGGTGTACATAGAGCACCAGGCACGTATTTGACACAGCGCCACTGTTGCGGCTCTGGCAGAGTCGTTCGGACGCGGCGCGATGACCAACCACTGGACTGACCTTCAGAACAGTGATTGCATTCTTATCATGGGCAGCAACGCTGCCGAAAACCATCCCATCTCCTTCAAGTGGGTGACGCGGGCGCAGGAACGGGGCGCGACCCTGATCCACGTGGACCCGCGCTTCACGCGCACCTCGGCCAAGGCCGACATCTACGCGGGCATCCGCTCCGGCGCGGACATCGCCGTGCTCGGCGGCATGATCAAGTACATTCTCGACAACGACCTGATCTTCAAGGAATACGTCGTCAACTACACCAACGCCGCCTTCAAGGTGGTCAAGGAATTCAAGTTCGACGACGGCCTCTTCTCCGGCTACGATCCCAAGACCCGGTCCTACGACAAGAAGACCTGGGCCTTCCAGATGGACGAAAACGGCGTGCCCGTGCGCGACGAGAGCCTCAAGGATCCCGACTGCGTCTACCAGCTGCTCAAGAAGCACTACGCCCGCTACAGCCTGGACAAGGTCGCGGCCATCTCCGGCATGAGCAAGGCCGAACTGGTCCAGCTCTACGAAACCTACGCGGCCACGGGCAAGCGGGACAAGGCCGGAACCATCATGTACGCCATGGGCTGGACCCAGCACACCGTGGGCGTGCAGAACATCCGCAGCATGGCCATGATCCAGCTGCTGCTCGGCAACATCGGCGTGGCCGGCGGCGGCGTGAACGCGCTGCGCGGCGAATCCAACGTGCAGGGCTCCACGGACCACTGCCTGCTCTACCACATCCTGCCCGGCTACCTGCAAACCCCGCTGGCGGGCGAGGATACCCTGGAGGTGCACAACACCAAGTACACCCCGGTGTCCCACGATCCCGAATCGGCCAACTGGTGGCAGAACTACCCGAAGTACATGGCCAGCCTGATCAAGTCCATGTGGCAGGAAGACGATCCGGCCAAGGCCTACCGCTGGCTGCCCAAGCTGGATAACCGCAAGGCCAGCGAATACGCCTGGCTGACCCTCTTCGACAAGATGGACGAGGGCCAGTTCAAGGGGCTCTTCGCCTGGGGCATGAACCCCGCCTGCTCCGGCGCCAACTCGAACAAGACGCGCCAGGCCCTGACCAAGCTGGACTGGCTCGTGAACGTGAACATCTTCCCCAACGAGACCGGCTGGTTCTGGGAAGGACCGGGCATGGATCCCAAGCAGATCAAGACCGAGGTCTTCTTCCTGCCCTGCGTCGTCTCCGTGGAGAAGGAAGGCTCCGTGACCAACTCCGGCCGCTGGATGCAGTGGCGCTACAAGGGCCCGGACGCCCCCGGCGACCAGCGCCCCGACGGCGACATCATGTACGAGCTGATGGAGAAGATCCGCAAGCTGTACGCCAAGAAGGGCGGCGCGTTCCCCGAGCCCATCACCAGGCTGACCTGGGACGCCATCGCTGAAAAGGGCGTCTTCGATTCCAACAAGACCGCCAAGCTGATCAACGGCTACTTCACCAAGGACACCGAGATCAAGGGCAAGCTCTACAAGAAGGGCGAGCTGGTTCCCAGCTTCGCCTTCCTCCAGGCGGACGGATCGACCATGTCGGGCAACTGGCTCTACTGCCACTCCTACACGGAGAAGGGCAACATGGCCGCGCGCCGCGACCTGTCCCAGACCCCGGAACAGGCCAACATCGGCCTCTTCCCGAACTGGAGCTGGTGCTGGCCCGTGAACCGCCGCGTGCTCTACAACCGCGCCTCCGTGGACCTCAAGGGCAAGCCCTACGCGCCGCAGAAGCCGGTCATCCAGTGGAACGGCGAGAAGTGGGTCGGCGACGTGCCCGACGGCGGCTGGGCTCCCGGCACCAAGCACGCCTTCATCATGCGCAAGCACGGCTACGGCCAGATCTTCGGGCCGGGACGCGCCGACGGTCCCTTCCCCGAATACTACGAGCCGCTGGAATGCCCGGTGAAGTCGCATCCCTTCTCCGACCAGCTGCACAACCCCACTGCCATCAGCTTCTCCGACGAGGAAAAGGCCGTGTGCGATCCGCGCTATCCCTTCGTGGGCACGACCTACCGCGTCACCGAGCATTGGCAGACCGGCGTCATGACCCGCAACCAGGACTGGCTGATCGAAACCGAGCCTCAGGTCTTCGTGGAGATGAGCCCGCAGCTGGCCAAGTTGCGGGGCATCGCCAACGGCGAAAGGGTCACGGTCGAGAGCCTGCGAGGCTCCATCTGGGCCATCGCCATCGTCACTCCGCGCATGAAGCCCTTCGACATCCAGGGCGTGGAGGTCCACCAGGTGGGCCTGCCCTGGCACTTCGGCTGGACCTGGCCCAAGGACGGCGGCGACTCCGCCAACATCCTGACGCCGTCCGTGGGCGACCCGAACACGGGCATCCCCGAAACCAAGGCCTTCATGGTCAACGTCCGCAAGGCGTAA
- a CDS encoding peroxiredoxin, with protein sequence MKRTLLGALALAALLSCPLAPAPALADHGLKDSIYDPGRLPPRDSVLKVRVGETAPDFSLPVAGEGGKATRIRLSDYRGRKNVLLSFVPAAWTPVCSDQWPGFNLALELFGRYDTQLLGISVDNLPSQHAWIEAMEGLNFPVLSDFWPHGAVADSYGLLRSDGMAERALVLIDKQGVIRFIEVHDINTRPDLGTIVRELEKLPKD encoded by the coding sequence ATGAAAAGGACGCTGCTCGGCGCGCTGGCCCTGGCCGCGCTGCTCTCCTGCCCTCTGGCCCCGGCTCCGGCCCTGGCGGACCACGGGCTGAAGGACAGCATCTACGATCCGGGCAGGCTCCCCCCGCGCGACAGCGTGCTCAAGGTGCGCGTGGGCGAAACGGCTCCGGATTTCTCCCTGCCCGTGGCCGGAGAGGGAGGAAAAGCGACGCGCATCCGCCTCTCGGACTACCGGGGCAGAAAAAACGTCCTGCTCAGCTTCGTGCCCGCAGCCTGGACCCCGGTCTGCTCGGACCAGTGGCCCGGCTTCAATCTGGCGCTGGAACTCTTCGGACGCTACGACACCCAGCTCCTGGGCATCAGCGTGGACAACCTGCCCAGCCAGCACGCCTGGATCGAGGCGATGGAAGGATTGAACTTTCCCGTGCTCTCGGACTTCTGGCCCCACGGGGCCGTGGCCGACAGCTACGGGCTGCTGCGCTCGGACGGCATGGCCGAGCGCGCCCTGGTGCTCATCGACAAGCAGGGCGTGATCCGCTTCATCGAAGTCCACGACATCAACACCCGGCCCGACCTGGGCACGATCGTGCGGGAGCTGGAGAAGCTGCCCAAGGACTGA
- a CDS encoding 4Fe-4S dicluster domain-containing protein: MEGKSFFVNLTKCIACRGCQVACKQWKKLPAGKTENHGTYQNPMDMNDHTLKIIRFSEKMIDGKLRWLFMPDQCRHCLIPPCQMATQNPDAITQDKETGAVIHTELTAKENFQDIRDACPYDIPRQDPKTKASIKCDMCLDRVRIGLEPACVKTCPSNTMHFGDRAEMLKMAEEALAEAKVKFPQAQIVDQDDVRVVFLAAFPPANYYEFLTAYAENGPRKLNRMELLATMARPVKAMRS, encoded by the coding sequence ATGGAAGGCAAGTCCTTCTTCGTAAACCTGACCAAGTGCATCGCCTGCCGGGGCTGCCAGGTGGCCTGCAAGCAATGGAAAAAGCTCCCGGCCGGCAAGACCGAAAACCACGGGACGTACCAGAATCCCATGGACATGAACGACCACACCCTGAAGATCATCCGCTTCTCGGAAAAGATGATCGACGGCAAGCTGCGCTGGCTGTTCATGCCGGATCAGTGCCGCCACTGCCTGATCCCCCCCTGCCAGATGGCCACCCAGAACCCGGACGCCATCACCCAGGACAAGGAAACCGGCGCCGTCATCCACACCGAGCTGACCGCCAAGGAGAACTTCCAGGACATCCGCGACGCCTGCCCCTACGACATTCCGCGGCAGGATCCGAAGACCAAGGCCAGCATCAAGTGCGACATGTGCCTCGACCGGGTGCGCATCGGCCTGGAGCCGGCCTGCGTCAAGACCTGCCCCTCGAACACCATGCACTTCGGCGACCGGGCGGAGATGCTCAAGATGGCCGAGGAAGCCCTGGCCGAGGCCAAGGTCAAGTTCCCGCAGGCCCAGATCGTGGACCAGGACGACGTGCGAGTGGTCTTTCTCGCGGCCTTCCCGCCCGCGAATTACTACGAGTTCCTCACGGCCTACGCCGAGAACGGCCCGCGCAAGCTGAACCGCATGGAGCTGCTCGCCACCATGGCGCGGCCCGTCAAGGCCATGCGAAGCTGA
- the fdnG gene encoding formate dehydrogenase-N subunit alpha: MRINRRHFMKLSAGAAVLAAFGGIGRAQVALAQDRAAMLTPKWSKQTTSVCCYCAVGCGLIVNTSLKTGRAVNIEGDPDHPVNEGALCPKGSSIWQLAEGSKRVLKPMYRAPHSDKWKEVSWDWALGEIAKRVKKSRDESFTVKNAKGQVVNRTNGIASVGSAAIDNEECWTYQAIQRALGMVWVEHQARICHSSTVAALAESFGRGAMTNHWCDIGNSDCILIMGSNAAENHPISFTWVERAMRKGAKLISVDPRFTRTSSKADLFCQIRAGTDIAVLGGLIKYILDNDLIQKDYVVAHTNATFIVGEKYGFKDGLFSGYLKNPDEQDYVGRYDKSQWAFEMDAEGLPKKDPSLKHPRCVYQLMKKHYERYGVDNVVATSGADKAALLEFYKLFAATGKPDKAGTIMYAMGWTQHTVGVQYIRTMSIVQLLLGNIGVSGGGVNALRGESNVQGSTDHALLWQNYPGYLATAKAAWDSLDAYLKTVTAPHLAGAKDPKSAAWWQNYPKYMASFLKAMYPDADPATSYGWLPKVEDDKTYTWLQLFNSMHKKEFTGFFAWGQNPACGGANAGKNREAMANLDWMVNVNIFDNETGSFWRGPGMDPKKVKTEVFFLPCCVSVEKEGSVTNSGRWMQWRYQGPKTMGETMSDGHIMTKLYDEVKKLYAKEGGPMPEPILNLSVDLWKEKGEYSSTQVAKLINGYFLKDVTIKDKTYKKGTLVPSFAMLQDDGSTSSGNWLYCNSFTEDGNMGARRDKTQTPEQANIGLFPKWSWCWPVNRRILYNRASCTMEGKPYAPQKPVIQWDAANKKWYGDVPDGGWAPGEKYSFIMLPHGHGHDFGPGRNDGPFPEHYEPMENPFGKHPFSKQVTNPAALRFVEEKMAVADPKFPYVATTYRLTEHWQTGCMTRHVPWLLEAQPQMFVEMSTQLAEKLGIANGEKVQVESVRGSIWAVAIVTPRIQPLTVMGKTVYPIGMPWCFGWQFPEDGSGGDSANLLTPSVGDANTGIPETKVFMANVRKL, encoded by the coding sequence ATGCGCATCAATCGAAGACATTTCATGAAACTCTCCGCGGGCGCGGCAGTATTGGCCGCCTTCGGAGGGATAGGCCGGGCCCAGGTCGCCCTGGCCCAGGACCGGGCCGCAATGCTCACTCCCAAGTGGAGCAAGCAGACCACCAGCGTATGCTGCTACTGCGCCGTGGGCTGCGGGCTGATCGTGAATACGTCCCTCAAGACCGGGCGCGCCGTGAACATCGAAGGCGACCCGGACCATCCCGTGAACGAGGGCGCCCTCTGCCCCAAAGGCTCGTCCATCTGGCAGCTCGCCGAGGGCAGCAAGCGCGTGCTCAAGCCCATGTACCGCGCGCCCCACAGCGACAAGTGGAAGGAAGTGAGCTGGGACTGGGCCTTGGGCGAAATCGCCAAGCGCGTCAAGAAGTCCCGCGACGAGAGCTTCACGGTCAAGAACGCCAAGGGACAGGTCGTGAACCGGACCAACGGCATCGCGTCCGTGGGCTCGGCGGCCATCGACAACGAGGAATGCTGGACCTACCAGGCCATCCAGCGCGCCCTGGGCATGGTCTGGGTCGAGCACCAGGCCCGCATCTGCCACAGCTCCACCGTGGCGGCCCTGGCCGAGTCCTTCGGCCGCGGGGCCATGACCAACCACTGGTGCGACATCGGCAACAGCGACTGCATCCTGATCATGGGCAGCAACGCGGCCGAGAACCATCCCATTTCCTTCACCTGGGTCGAGCGGGCCATGCGCAAGGGCGCCAAGCTCATCAGCGTGGATCCGCGCTTCACCCGGACGTCCTCCAAGGCGGACCTCTTCTGTCAGATCCGCGCGGGCACGGACATCGCGGTGCTCGGCGGTCTGATCAAGTACATCCTGGACAACGACCTGATCCAGAAGGACTACGTGGTCGCGCACACCAACGCGACCTTCATCGTGGGCGAGAAGTACGGGTTCAAGGACGGCCTCTTCTCCGGCTACCTCAAGAACCCGGACGAGCAGGACTACGTGGGCCGCTACGACAAGTCCCAGTGGGCCTTCGAGATGGACGCCGAAGGGCTGCCCAAGAAGGATCCGAGCCTGAAGCACCCGCGCTGCGTCTACCAGCTGATGAAGAAGCACTACGAGCGCTACGGCGTGGACAACGTGGTCGCCACCTCCGGCGCGGACAAGGCCGCGCTGCTGGAATTCTACAAGCTCTTCGCGGCCACGGGCAAGCCGGACAAGGCCGGGACCATCATGTACGCCATGGGCTGGACCCAGCACACCGTGGGCGTGCAGTACATCCGCACCATGTCCATCGTGCAGCTCCTGCTCGGCAACATCGGCGTTTCCGGCGGCGGCGTGAACGCGCTGCGCGGCGAGTCCAACGTGCAGGGCTCCACGGACCACGCCCTGCTCTGGCAGAACTATCCCGGCTACCTGGCCACGGCCAAGGCCGCCTGGGACAGCCTGGACGCCTACCTCAAGACCGTGACCGCGCCGCACCTGGCCGGAGCCAAGGATCCCAAGAGCGCGGCCTGGTGGCAGAACTATCCCAAGTACATGGCCAGCTTCCTCAAGGCCATGTATCCGGACGCGGACCCGGCCACGTCCTACGGCTGGCTGCCCAAGGTGGAGGACGACAAGACCTACACCTGGCTCCAGCTCTTCAACTCCATGCACAAGAAGGAATTCACGGGCTTTTTCGCCTGGGGCCAGAACCCGGCCTGCGGCGGAGCCAACGCGGGCAAGAACCGCGAGGCCATGGCCAACCTGGACTGGATGGTCAACGTGAACATCTTCGACAACGAGACCGGCTCCTTCTGGCGCGGGCCGGGCATGGACCCGAAAAAGGTCAAGACCGAGGTCTTCTTCCTGCCCTGCTGCGTTTCCGTCGAGAAGGAAGGCTCCGTGACCAACTCCGGCCGCTGGATGCAGTGGCGCTACCAGGGGCCGAAGACCATGGGCGAGACCATGTCCGACGGCCACATCATGACCAAGCTCTACGACGAGGTGAAGAAGCTCTACGCCAAGGAGGGCGGGCCGATGCCCGAACCCATCCTGAACCTCTCCGTGGACCTCTGGAAGGAAAAGGGCGAATACAGCTCGACCCAGGTGGCCAAGCTCATCAACGGCTACTTCCTGAAGGACGTGACCATCAAGGACAAGACCTACAAGAAGGGCACCCTGGTCCCGAGCTTCGCCATGCTCCAGGACGACGGCTCCACCAGCTCGGGCAACTGGCTCTACTGCAACTCCTTCACCGAGGACGGCAACATGGGCGCGCGCCGCGACAAGACCCAGACCCCGGAACAGGCCAACATCGGCCTCTTCCCCAAGTGGAGCTGGTGCTGGCCCGTGAACCGCCGCATTCTCTACAACCGCGCCAGCTGCACCATGGAAGGCAAGCCCTACGCCCCGCAGAAGCCCGTCATCCAGTGGGACGCGGCCAACAAGAAGTGGTACGGCGACGTGCCGGACGGCGGCTGGGCTCCGGGCGAGAAGTACTCGTTCATCATGCTGCCCCACGGCCACGGCCACGACTTCGGCCCCGGCCGCAACGACGGCCCCTTCCCGGAACACTACGAGCCCATGGAGAACCCCTTCGGCAAGCATCCCTTCTCCAAGCAGGTCACCAACCCGGCGGCCCTGCGCTTCGTGGAGGAGAAGATGGCCGTGGCCGATCCGAAGTTCCCCTACGTGGCCACCACCTACCGGCTCACCGAGCATTGGCAGACCGGCTGCATGACGCGCCATGTGCCCTGGCTGCTGGAGGCCCAGCCCCAGATGTTCGTGGAGATGAGCACGCAGCTGGCCGAAAAGCTCGGCATCGCCAACGGCGAGAAGGTCCAGGTGGAAAGCGTGCGCGGCAGCATCTGGGCAGTGGCCATCGTCACGCCGAGAATCCAGCCGCTCACCGTCATGGGCAAGACCGTGTACCCCATCGGCATGCCCTGGTGCTTCGGCTGGCAGTTCCCGGAAGACGGCAGCGGCGGCGACTCCGCCAACCTGCTGACGCCGTCCGTCGGCGACGCGAACACCGGCATCCCAGAGACCAAGGTCTTCATGGCCAACGTCCGCAAGCTCTAA
- a CDS encoding 4Fe-4S dicluster domain-containing protein encodes MDGKTFFVDLTKCTACRGCQIACKQWKKLPAEQTVNRGSHQNPEDLSGKTIRLVRFSEQIIDGRLQWLFLPDQCRHCVQPPCQMATENEGAILHDEATGAVIYTPLTAKEVFQDIRDACPYDIPRQDPETGIVYKCDMCIDRVRMGRLPACVQSCPTGTMNFGERDEMLKLAEARLAEAQKRFPDAQLVDPDDVRVIFLAAFPPEKYHQTLSAYSDASPVRQPMTRKQFLAKLGRPVQRMTKA; translated from the coding sequence ATGGACGGAAAGACCTTCTTTGTCGACCTGACCAAGTGCACCGCCTGTCGGGGTTGTCAGATCGCCTGCAAGCAATGGAAGAAGCTCCCCGCGGAACAGACCGTGAACCGCGGATCCCACCAGAACCCCGAAGACCTCTCGGGCAAGACCATCCGGCTGGTCCGCTTCTCGGAGCAGATCATCGACGGCAGGCTCCAGTGGCTGTTCCTGCCCGACCAGTGCCGCCACTGCGTCCAGCCGCCCTGCCAGATGGCCACGGAAAACGAGGGCGCGATCCTGCACGACGAGGCCACGGGCGCGGTCATCTACACCCCGCTCACGGCCAAGGAAGTCTTCCAGGACATCCGCGACGCCTGTCCCTACGACATTCCGCGTCAGGATCCGGAAACCGGGATCGTCTACAAGTGCGACATGTGCATCGACCGCGTGCGCATGGGCAGGCTGCCCGCCTGCGTGCAGAGCTGCCCCACGGGCACCATGAACTTCGGCGAGCGCGACGAGATGCTCAAGCTGGCCGAAGCGCGGCTGGCCGAAGCGCAAAAGCGCTTCCCCGACGCGCAGCTCGTGGACCCGGACGACGTGCGGGTGATCTTCCTGGCGGCCTTCCCGCCGGAGAAGTACCACCAGACCCTCTCGGCCTACAGCGACGCCTCGCCCGTCCGCCAGCCCATGACCAGGAAGCAGTTCCTGGCCAAGCTCGGACGGCCCGTGCAGCGCATGACCAAGGCCTAG
- a CDS encoding formate dehydrogenase accessory protein FdhE translates to MSYDRPEFEKRLDATLALIRNRNLLPGSLVDFLERVTRLQLASREAANIVLPSADQLASPDEVLQGKPLLGRERFPVDEKQAAELFDQLLALTCEAEGPLAEAAQALRAELESGELSAQTLFDKVLTDDAFFAQWAEKWPEAPRTAYFLAYSALAPGIWSAAEALAENLPKAGTWNQPACPICGEMPLISTLRQKEGFRHVTCSFCRHEYRVRRLACPVCNEDDQTKLTFFTVKEEPGFRVDVCKTCKHYVKTIDFRELDRAPLPEFDDLDSMALDFVALDQGYTRATLSAWGF, encoded by the coding sequence ATGAGCTACGACCGACCCGAATTCGAAAAACGTCTCGACGCCACCCTGGCCCTGATCCGCAACCGGAATCTCCTGCCCGGGAGTCTGGTGGATTTCCTGGAGCGCGTGACCCGTTTGCAGCTCGCCTCCCGTGAAGCGGCGAACATCGTCCTGCCCTCGGCGGACCAGCTCGCCTCGCCCGATGAGGTTCTCCAGGGCAAGCCGCTGCTCGGCCGCGAGCGCTTTCCCGTGGACGAAAAGCAGGCTGCCGAACTCTTCGACCAACTGCTCGCGCTGACCTGCGAGGCCGAAGGCCCCCTGGCCGAAGCGGCCCAGGCCCTGCGCGCGGAACTCGAATCCGGCGAATTGAGCGCGCAGACGCTTTTCGACAAGGTGCTTACGGACGACGCCTTCTTTGCCCAATGGGCCGAGAAGTGGCCCGAAGCGCCGCGCACGGCGTATTTCCTGGCGTATTCCGCCCTGGCGCCAGGCATCTGGTCCGCGGCCGAGGCCCTGGCCGAAAACCTGCCCAAGGCCGGAACCTGGAACCAGCCCGCCTGCCCCATCTGCGGCGAAATGCCTCTGATCTCGACCCTGCGCCAGAAGGAAGGCTTCCGCCACGTGACCTGCTCCTTCTGCCGCCACGAATACCGCGTGCGGCGGCTGGCCTGCCCCGTCTGCAACGAGGACGACCAGACCAAGCTGACCTTCTTCACCGTCAAGGAAGAGCCGGGATTCCGCGTTGACGTCTGCAAGACCTGCAAGCACTACGTCAAGACCATCGATTTCCGGGAGCTGGACCGCGCGCCCCTGCCCGAATTCGACGACCTCGATTCCATGGCCCTGGACTTCGTGGCCCTGGACCAGGGCTACACCCGCGCCACGCTCTCGGCCTGGGGCTTCTAG
- a CDS encoding transposase, translated as MNRCDLPAFTALPPDYEALVEDEDRAREHLLKRCWPDGEPECPRCRVRRIYSLSGGRLRCSACKYTFQPFSGRWINNGALSCTEWLKLTERFVRELSPHQIKEELGLSYNTVYKALTALRFAILAHSADAAQLLGPETGLDSYLKGNRLTGGPKQMRQDTIPVFGLLRKDDLVFIDLMPGFQAETVFHFHLNFHLKLQRAGNLVYTDRYRDYAALVFCGNESLPYGIIRRSDEPPFIDASQDEFWCMAKERLRSFRGISCQRFALYLKELEFRFNNRTRPIFDQLLGFLCDLV; from the coding sequence ATGAACCGCTGCGATCTTCCCGCGTTCACGGCCCTGCCTCCGGATTACGAGGCCCTGGTCGAGGACGAGGACCGGGCCAGGGAACACCTGCTCAAGCGCTGCTGGCCCGACGGCGAGCCGGAGTGCCCGCGCTGCCGCGTGCGGCGCATCTACAGCCTTTCGGGCGGCAGGCTGCGCTGCTCGGCCTGCAAATACACCTTTCAGCCCTTCAGCGGGCGCTGGATCAACAACGGCGCCCTTTCCTGCACGGAGTGGCTCAAGCTTACGGAGCGCTTCGTGCGGGAGCTTTCCCCGCACCAGATCAAGGAGGAACTGGGCCTATCCTACAATACCGTCTACAAGGCCCTGACCGCGCTGCGCTTCGCCATTCTGGCCCACTCGGCGGACGCGGCCCAGCTGCTCGGCCCGGAAACCGGGCTGGATTCCTACCTCAAGGGCAACCGCCTCACGGGCGGTCCCAAGCAGATGCGCCAGGACACCATCCCCGTGTTCGGGCTGCTGCGGAAGGACGACCTGGTCTTCATCGACCTCATGCCCGGATTCCAGGCCGAAACCGTGTTCCACTTCCATCTCAACTTCCACCTCAAGCTTCAGCGGGCGGGCAACCTCGTCTACACCGACCGCTACCGCGACTATGCGGCCCTCGTCTTCTGCGGCAACGAGAGCCTGCCCTACGGCATCATCCGCCGCTCGGACGAACCGCCCTTCATCGACGCGAGCCAAGACGAATTCTGGTGCATGGCCAAGGAGCGGCTGCGCAGCTTTCGCGGCATCTCCTGCCAGCGCTTCGCCCTCTATCTCAAGGAACTGGAATTCCGCTTCAACAACCGCACCCGGCCCATCTTCGACCAACTCCTCGGCTTTCTCTGCGACCTGGTCTGA
- a CDS encoding TlpA family protein disulfide reductase translates to MTLRISSTLLLALLIALPLGVPAHAQNTSGDALFPDLLLSGRLAPGQLDYLGVSSTPLRLSDIKAEFLFVEIFSMYCPYCQRDAPGVNKLYERARKSGLADRLRFVGVGTGNTQYEVGFYAEKFATPFPLLPDEDYALHEALGNVGTPYFLLLRNAGRDRLEVVSAHEGSPESLEKMFDEMLQKGGLE, encoded by the coding sequence ATGACCCTGCGCATTTCCTCGACCCTGCTGCTCGCGCTGCTGATCGCGCTGCCCCTGGGCGTCCCGGCGCACGCCCAGAATACCTCCGGGGACGCGCTCTTCCCTGACCTGCTCCTCTCCGGCAGACTCGCCCCCGGACAATTGGACTACCTCGGCGTCTCCTCCACGCCCCTGCGCCTCTCGGACATCAAGGCCGAGTTTCTCTTCGTGGAGATCTTCAGCATGTATTGCCCCTACTGCCAGCGCGACGCCCCCGGCGTGAACAAGCTCTACGAGCGCGCCCGCAAGAGCGGGCTGGCCGACCGCTTGCGCTTCGTGGGCGTGGGCACGGGCAACACGCAGTACGAGGTGGGCTTCTACGCGGAAAAGTTCGCCACGCCCTTCCCGCTGCTGCCCGACGAGGACTACGCCCTGCACGAGGCCCTGGGCAACGTGGGCACGCCCTACTTCCTGCTGCTGCGCAATGCGGGCAGGGACCGGCTGGAAGTCGTCTCCGCCCACGAAGGCTCCCCGGAGAGCCTGGAGAAGATGTTCGACGAAATGCTGCAAAAGGGAGGATTGGAATGA